One genomic region from Streptomyces venezuelae encodes:
- a CDS encoding cellulase family glycosylhydrolase, with amino-acid sequence MRTTLAAAVVVAALLAPTAAHADPAGPESPPGPASPESPAGAGIPALTDDRGRTLTLRGWNVGDKAHSGDAALSAITEKHFRDMRAKGFNFARVLVFWDDLEPDPGRYSQAYLRKIERVLDWAERHDVKVVLDAHQDVFGPAFDHRGIPAWATRTDGLPFTPHPDDWFSEYFEPAVQRAFTHLYEDEDLQRAQARMWRVLADRFEDHPAVLGYDLINEPMGELREGEDLATAARRIERDQITPMYNRIADAIRSVDDDNWLFVEPTPIVGEGVPTGLGRIDDPKVVYAPHFYNGGMEAGGDYDPDAGWIENYEQAVTLYPKEYKVPVLVGEWGPLNNSRPNMNRFYREAMASLGRYSSGWAGWEWCYGGGYCAVDGTGAFRTNKELTAEPYAEAVAGTVRSSAYDAAAGVYRLSYDAAGRRGPRVTELSLPPGDWRVKARGAAMVLRKDRGRAWVLAAPGARVTVTVTRG; translated from the coding sequence TTGCGAACCACCCTTGCGGCGGCCGTCGTCGTCGCCGCGCTGCTCGCCCCGACCGCCGCCCACGCGGACCCCGCAGGACCGGAGAGTCCTCCGGGTCCTGCGAGCCCGGAGAGTCCGGCGGGGGCGGGCATACCCGCCCTCACCGACGACCGCGGCCGGACCCTCACCCTGCGCGGCTGGAACGTCGGGGACAAGGCGCACAGCGGCGACGCCGCCCTCTCCGCCATCACCGAGAAGCACTTCCGCGACATGCGGGCCAAGGGCTTCAACTTCGCCCGGGTCCTCGTCTTCTGGGACGACCTGGAGCCCGACCCCGGCCGGTACAGCCAGGCGTACCTCCGCAAGATCGAACGGGTCCTGGACTGGGCCGAGCGTCACGACGTCAAGGTCGTCCTCGATGCCCACCAGGACGTCTTCGGGCCGGCCTTCGACCACCGGGGCATACCCGCCTGGGCGACCAGGACCGACGGCCTGCCCTTCACCCCGCACCCCGACGACTGGTTCTCCGAGTACTTCGAGCCCGCCGTGCAGCGGGCCTTCACCCACCTGTACGAGGACGAGGACCTCCAGCGCGCCCAGGCCCGCATGTGGCGGGTGCTCGCCGACCGCTTCGAGGACCACCCGGCCGTCCTCGGCTACGACCTGATCAACGAGCCGATGGGCGAGCTGCGGGAGGGCGAGGACCTGGCGACGGCCGCCCGGCGCATCGAACGGGACCAGATCACCCCGATGTACAACCGGATCGCGGACGCGATCCGCTCGGTCGACGACGACAACTGGCTCTTCGTCGAGCCGACCCCGATCGTGGGCGAAGGGGTGCCCACGGGGCTCGGCCGGATCGACGACCCGAAGGTCGTCTACGCCCCGCACTTCTACAACGGCGGCATGGAGGCGGGCGGTGACTACGACCCGGACGCCGGCTGGATCGAGAACTACGAGCAGGCCGTCACCCTGTACCCGAAGGAGTACAAGGTGCCCGTCCTGGTGGGCGAGTGGGGACCCCTCAACAACTCCCGGCCGAACATGAACCGCTTCTACCGCGAGGCCATGGCCTCGCTCGGCCGCTACAGCTCCGGCTGGGCCGGCTGGGAGTGGTGCTACGGCGGCGGCTACTGCGCGGTGGACGGCACGGGCGCCTTCCGCACCAACAAGGAGCTGACCGCCGAGCCGTACGCCGAGGCGGTCGCCGGCACGGTCCGCTCCTCGGCCTACGACGCGGCGGCAGGGGTCTACCGACTCTCGTACGACGCCGCGGGGCGGCGCGGCCCCCGCGTCACCGAGCTCTCGCTCCCGCCCGGCGACTGGCGGGTGAAGGCCCGGGGCGCGGCGATGGTGCTCCGCAAGGACCGGGGGAGGGCCTGGGTCCTCGCGGCCCCGGGCGCCCGGGTGACGGTCACCGTCACCCGGGGCTGA
- a CDS encoding helix-turn-helix transcriptional regulator, producing MSPVFAHGRLRLYLLKLLDEAPRHGYEVIRLLEERFQGLYAPSAGTVYPRLAKLEAEGLVTHASEGGRKVYSITDAGRAELAGRGAELTDLEREIRDSVSELAAEIRDDVRGAAGRVRSEMRAAAGQTQKTEGSSFADAKEELRRAKQEWKEQARQAKAEAQSARHQAKEFQRIAQQVQEEVQDRFSRGDWPKGVWEGLSDITAQLGGLVAGTTHPKAAAQAASAAGAYRATVEDASAEAADEAGWAPEWARDTEGSGDPGRDLDRLLDRFRDEIRDAARDHGVTGEQLAATRRHLSTAAVRITDVLNPRGDS from the coding sequence ATGTCGCCCGTCTTCGCCCATGGCCGCCTCCGCCTCTACCTGCTCAAACTGCTTGACGAGGCCCCCCGCCACGGCTACGAGGTGATCCGGCTCCTGGAGGAGCGCTTCCAGGGGCTCTACGCCCCCTCGGCCGGCACGGTCTACCCGAGACTCGCCAAGCTGGAGGCCGAAGGCCTCGTCACACACGCCAGCGAGGGCGGCCGGAAGGTCTACTCGATCACGGACGCGGGCCGTGCCGAGCTGGCCGGCCGCGGGGCCGAACTGACCGATCTGGAGAGGGAGATCCGCGACTCGGTCTCGGAGCTGGCGGCGGAGATCCGCGACGACGTGCGCGGCGCGGCCGGCCGGGTGCGCAGCGAGATGCGCGCGGCGGCGGGCCAGACGCAGAAGACGGAGGGCTCGTCCTTCGCGGACGCCAAGGAGGAGCTGCGCCGGGCCAAGCAGGAGTGGAAGGAGCAGGCCCGCCAGGCCAAGGCGGAGGCCCAGTCGGCCCGCCACCAGGCGAAGGAGTTCCAGCGCATCGCCCAGCAGGTGCAGGAGGAGGTCCAGGACCGGTTCTCGCGGGGCGACTGGCCCAAGGGGGTCTGGGAGGGCCTCTCGGACATCACGGCGCAGCTCGGCGGCCTGGTGGCGGGCACGACCCACCCCAAGGCGGCGGCCCAGGCGGCCAGCGCCGCCGGAGCGTACAGAGCCACCGTCGAGGACGCTTCGGCCGAAGCCGCCGACGAGGCCGGGTGGGCGCCGGAGTGGGCGCGGGACACGGAGGGGTCGGGCGATCCGGGCCGCGATCTCGACCGGCTGCTCGACCGCTTCCGGGACGAGATCCGCGACGCGGCCCGGGACCACGGGGTGACCGGGGAGCAGCTGGCCGCGACCCGCCGCCATCTGTCGACGGCGGCGGTGCGGATCACGGACGTGCTGAACCCCCGGGGGGACAGCTGA
- a CDS encoding DUF6104 family protein, with the protein MYFTDRGIEELEKRRGEEEVTFEWLAEQLRTFVDLNPDFEVPVERLATWLARLDDDEDDDE; encoded by the coding sequence ATGTACTTCACCGACCGTGGCATCGAGGAACTGGAGAAGCGGCGCGGCGAGGAGGAGGTCACCTTCGAGTGGCTCGCCGAGCAGCTGCGGACCTTCGTCGACCTCAACCCCGACTTCGAGGTGCCGGTCGAGCGCCTCGCGACCTGGCTGGCCCGTCTGGACGACGACGAGGACGACGACGAGTAG
- a CDS encoding DUF4097 family beta strand repeat-containing protein, with the protein MTEWSVTEPTKLAPADPVTRLQVRIVNGTVNVVGTDESSARVEISEIQGPPLIVTQDGSTLTVTYEDLHWKNLLKWFDRKGHKRRAVVSVAVPAGVDVEVGAVDAEAVVSGIRGRTEVRGVTGDTTLLGLSGPVRAETVSGSLEAQSVTGALRVTSVTGAVTVIEGAGGSVKAETVSGDMVIDLDPAELDGPPADIRLTSVSGQVAIRLPHPADAQVEASTTSGSVSNAFEDLRVTGQWGTKSITGTLGSGRGTLKATTVSGSIALLRRPETAEDTESAPAASPTGAPASSSATGKVL; encoded by the coding sequence ATGACAGAGTGGTCCGTCACCGAGCCGACGAAACTTGCCCCGGCCGACCCCGTGACGCGCCTGCAGGTCCGCATCGTCAACGGAACGGTGAACGTGGTGGGGACGGACGAGAGTTCCGCCCGGGTGGAGATCTCCGAGATCCAGGGGCCGCCGCTGATCGTGACGCAGGACGGCTCCACCCTGACGGTGACCTACGAGGACCTGCACTGGAAGAACCTCCTCAAGTGGTTCGACCGCAAGGGCCACAAGCGCCGGGCCGTCGTCTCCGTCGCCGTCCCCGCGGGCGTCGACGTCGAGGTCGGCGCGGTGGACGCGGAGGCGGTCGTCTCCGGCATCAGAGGGCGTACGGAGGTGCGCGGCGTCACGGGCGACACGACCCTCCTCGGGCTCTCCGGTCCGGTCCGTGCCGAGACCGTCTCCGGAAGTCTGGAGGCCCAGTCGGTCACGGGCGCGCTGCGGGTCACCTCGGTGACGGGCGCCGTCACGGTGATCGAGGGTGCGGGCGGCTCCGTGAAGGCGGAGACCGTCAGCGGTGACATGGTCATCGACCTCGACCCGGCCGAGCTCGACGGCCCGCCCGCCGACATCCGGCTCACCAGCGTCTCCGGTCAGGTCGCCATCCGGCTGCCGCACCCGGCCGACGCCCAGGTGGAGGCGAGCACGACGAGCGGCTCCGTGTCGAACGCCTTCGAGGACCTGCGGGTGACCGGGCAGTGGGGCACCAAGTCCATCACCGGCACCCTGGGTTCCGGTCGGGGCACGCTCAAGGCGACCACCGTGTCCGGCTCCATCGCCCTGCTCCGCCGCCCCGAGACGGCGGAGGACACCGAGTCCGCCCCCGCGGCCTCCCCCACCGGCGCTCCCGCCTCCTCCTCCGCGACCGGAAAGGTGCTCTGA